The Crocosphaera subtropica ATCC 51142 genome includes a window with the following:
- a CDS encoding class I SAM-dependent methyltransferase, whose translation MNQSKTIYPGEVFADTKLFDRGIRQLIPHYDLMLDTLVACVSIDAHRILDLGCGTGELSLKLLKHCPNAKVMAVDYSPRMLEMAKSKLEKTEFLERIRFIQGDFGAWANGDMKKEIGTNFDACVSSLAIHHLTDEMKYQLLTCIGKNLRNGGCFWNADPILQESPQLQDIYGRLREQWTISQGSTITKVRSQMGNSQAQGHSGQDRLATLETHLTMLSSVGFKTVAVPWRFFGLAVFGGWV comes from the coding sequence ATGAATCAATCAAAGACGATTTATCCAGGAGAAGTTTTTGCCGATACAAAACTATTTGATCGAGGAATTCGTCAATTAATCCCTCATTATGATTTAATGCTCGATACCCTTGTTGCTTGTGTTTCCATTGATGCTCATCGTATTTTAGATTTGGGCTGTGGGACAGGGGAACTTAGTCTAAAACTACTGAAACATTGTCCCAACGCTAAAGTGATGGCTGTTGATTATTCGCCAAGAATGCTTGAAATGGCAAAATCCAAACTCGAAAAAACTGAATTTTTAGAGCGTATTCGTTTCATTCAAGGGGATTTTGGAGCTTGGGCTAATGGGGATATGAAAAAAGAAATTGGCACTAATTTTGATGCCTGTGTTTCTTCTTTAGCGATTCATCATCTGACTGATGAAATGAAATATCAGTTATTAACTTGTATTGGTAAAAATTTAAGAAATGGTGGTTGTTTTTGGAATGCCGATCCCATTTTGCAAGAATCGCCACAATTACAAGATATTTATGGCAGATTAAGAGAACAATGGACAATTAGCCAAGGTTCAACTATCACAAAAGTTCGTTCTCAAATGGGGAATAGTCAAGCACAAGGCCATTCAGGACAAGATCGTTTAGCAACATTAGAAACTCATTTAACGATGCTCTCTTCCGTAGGATTCAAGACGGTAGCAGTTCCTTGGCGATTCTTTGGTTTAGCTGTTTTTGGGGGTTGGGTTTGA
- the lipA gene encoding lipoyl synthase, whose translation MTVKPEWLRVKAPQWQRVGSVKEILRDLGLNTVCEEASCPNIGECFHAGTATFLIMGPACTRACPYCDIDFEKKPLPLDPQEPLNLAEAVRRLRLNHVVITSVNRDDLADGGASQFVRCIEAIRQVSPNTTIEVLIPDLCGNWEALAMILQANPEVLNHNTETVPRLYRRVRPQGDYQRSLLLLEQAKTLAPKLYTKSGIMVGLGETDAEVRQVMEDLRAVDCDILTLGQYLQPSAKHLGVKEFVTPQTFEAWQTFGESIGFLQVVSSPLTRSSYHAEQVRELMNQYPR comes from the coding sequence ATGACAGTTAAACCAGAATGGTTGCGGGTGAAAGCCCCTCAATGGCAAAGAGTAGGAAGTGTTAAAGAAATATTACGGGATTTAGGATTAAATACGGTATGTGAAGAAGCCTCTTGTCCTAATATTGGAGAGTGTTTCCATGCAGGGACAGCGACTTTTTTGATCATGGGTCCCGCTTGTACCCGTGCTTGTCCTTACTGTGACATTGATTTTGAGAAGAAACCCCTACCCCTAGACCCCCAGGAACCCTTAAACTTAGCTGAAGCAGTGCGTCGTCTCCGTCTTAACCATGTGGTGATTACGTCGGTTAACCGTGATGATTTAGCCGATGGTGGGGCTTCTCAATTTGTACGCTGTATTGAGGCCATTCGTCAAGTTTCTCCCAATACCACCATTGAGGTGTTAATTCCTGATTTATGCGGTAATTGGGAGGCATTAGCCATGATTTTACAGGCTAATCCAGAAGTGCTTAACCATAATACCGAAACCGTCCCCCGTTTGTATCGTCGGGTTCGGCCTCAAGGGGATTATCAGCGATCGCTGTTATTATTAGAACAAGCGAAAACTTTAGCTCCTAAACTCTATACCAAGTCTGGCATCATGGTGGGGTTAGGGGAAACGGATGCAGAAGTGCGTCAAGTGATGGAAGATTTAAGAGCCGTCGATTGTGATATTTTGACCCTAGGACAGTATTTACAACCCTCTGCCAAACATTTAGGGGTTAAAGAATTTGTCACCCCCCAAACCTTTGAAGCTTGGCAAACCTTTGGGGAGTCCATCGGCTTTTTACAAGTAGTTTCCTCTCCTTTAACCCGTAGTTCGTATCATGCTGAACAAGTTCGAGAATTGATGAATCAATATCCTCGATAA
- a CDS encoding GGDEF domain-containing phosphodiesterase: protein MFNLFSLRTKLTLLITVIIIGITGGLTILSIKKEQNYHQRAIKEQGELFLDSIDVMLRNSLYSLDVNSIVKLVQEFNEHQAVIETVRVFDAEGRLLIESTEKYLPLNTQPDSFGQKIVNHQTILYQQSDDYLVAAKPIIFGQRTVGAIAIKLSKEPLKQKIAAVRSQGLIIAAVAGSGGILLALFISHSLTVPLNQLIKATHRITTGNLSYRIHLKNKDEFFLLAKEFNQMSDWLEETLKKYQENNAKLQHDLFHDNLTGLANRVYILQEIEAEIKEKKANQDHCFAVLFLDCDRFKVINDSLGHDVGDEVLINIAQRLNLCIRKHDIAARLGGDEFVILIKNLSDIKQVTQIADRILKQMSEPLILENQQLVITMSIGVVVSQENYENADDLLRDADITMYHAKQQGKAQYAIFKPIMHTQALERLEVESSLRKALEKQEFYLYYQPIISFKTSQLIGFEALLRWHHPTQGWISPATFIPIAEETGLIVSLGQWVLQEACHQISIWQSHFPFSEPLKVSVNISSFQLNQMDFVEQVKKVLEESKIKASQLNLEITETVIMNNIESTSFKLQCLQKLGVKISIDDFGTGYSSLNYLQQLPIDILKIDRSFVRRLESNPSEFQIIEAIIKLGNILGMETLAEGIETSEQYNLIQSLGVDYAQGFIFSKPLNKSLVEQTLYSLFQSSSLTWNFNDYVNTISG from the coding sequence ATGTTTAACCTGTTTTCTCTAAGAACAAAATTAACGTTATTAATCACTGTTATTATTATAGGAATAACCGGTGGGTTGACTATTCTATCTATCAAAAAAGAACAAAATTATCATCAACGAGCGATCAAAGAACAGGGGGAGTTATTTTTAGATTCTATTGATGTTATGCTTCGTAACTCTTTGTACTCTTTGGACGTGAATAGTATTGTTAAATTAGTACAAGAATTTAATGAACATCAAGCCGTGATCGAAACCGTCCGTGTTTTTGATGCAGAGGGTAGACTATTAATTGAATCAACAGAAAAATATTTACCCCTAAACACTCAACCTGATAGTTTTGGTCAAAAAATTGTTAATCATCAAACCATCCTTTATCAACAAAGCGATGATTATTTAGTGGCCGCAAAACCTATTATCTTTGGACAAAGAACGGTGGGAGCTATTGCCATCAAACTTTCCAAAGAGCCTTTAAAACAAAAAATTGCGGCTGTTCGCTCTCAAGGTTTAATTATTGCTGCTGTAGCTGGTTCTGGTGGCATTCTGTTGGCTCTTTTTATTAGTCATTCTTTAACTGTTCCTCTTAATCAATTAATTAAAGCAACCCATCGTATTACTACAGGAAACCTCAGTTACCGAATTCATTTAAAGAATAAAGATGAATTTTTTTTGTTAGCTAAAGAATTCAATCAAATGAGTGATTGGTTAGAGGAAACCCTCAAAAAATATCAAGAAAATAATGCAAAATTGCAACATGATCTTTTTCATGATAATTTAACGGGTTTGGCTAATCGTGTTTATATTCTTCAGGAAATTGAAGCTGAAATTAAAGAAAAAAAAGCTAATCAGGATCACTGTTTTGCGGTTCTGTTTTTAGACTGCGATCGCTTTAAAGTAATCAACGATAGTTTAGGTCACGATGTCGGTGATGAAGTGTTAATTAATATTGCTCAACGACTTAACCTGTGTATTAGAAAACATGATATCGCTGCCCGATTAGGAGGGGATGAATTTGTGATTCTAATTAAAAATTTAAGTGATATTAAACAAGTGACACAAATTGCTGATCGTATTTTAAAACAAATGAGTGAACCATTAATTTTAGAGAATCAGCAATTAGTCATTACCATGAGTATTGGGGTTGTTGTTAGTCAAGAAAACTATGAAAATGCTGATGATTTATTACGAGATGCTGATATTACCATGTATCATGCTAAACAACAAGGAAAGGCTCAATATGCTATTTTTAAACCAATAATGCACACCCAAGCTTTAGAACGATTAGAAGTAGAAAGCAGTCTCAGAAAAGCGTTAGAAAAACAAGAATTTTATCTATATTATCAACCGATTATTTCCTTTAAAACATCTCAATTAATTGGCTTTGAAGCATTACTAAGATGGCATCATCCCACTCAAGGATGGATTTCTCCAGCCACCTTTATTCCTATTGCCGAAGAAACAGGCTTAATTGTTTCTTTGGGGCAGTGGGTTTTGCAAGAAGCTTGCCATCAAATTAGTATTTGGCAAAGTCATTTTCCTTTTTCAGAACCGTTAAAAGTTAGTGTTAATATTTCGAGTTTTCAACTGAATCAAATGGACTTTGTTGAACAAGTCAAAAAAGTTTTAGAAGAGAGTAAAATTAAAGCTAGTCAATTAAATTTAGAAATTACTGAAACAGTAATCATGAATAATATTGAATCGACCTCTTTTAAGTTACAATGTTTACAAAAATTAGGGGTAAAAATATCCATTGATGATTTTGGCACTGGTTATTCTTCCCTGAATTATCTTCAACAATTACCTATCGATATCTTAAAGATAGATCGCAGTTTTGTTAGAAGATTAGAATCAAATCCCTCTGAATTTCAGATTATTGAAGCTATTATTAAACTCGGTAATATTTTAGGAATGGAAACTTTAGCAGAAGGAATTGAAACCTCTGAGCAATATAATTTAATTCAATCGTTAGGAGTTGACTATGCTCAAGGATTTATTTTTTCTAAGCCGTTAAATAAAAGTTTAGTTGAACAAACCCTTTATTCTTTATTTCAATCTTCCTCATTAACTTGGAACTTTAATGATTATGTTAATACAATCTCTGGGTAA
- a CDS encoding phosphate/phosphite/phosphonate ABC transporter substrate-binding protein — MLIQSLGKALSLLIISMLVSCQHKPTNSSLANASLTMPSSLVILGEVSDDPTEVFERFQPLANYLTQQFNGEENEIGKVEVAPNMETMARWLKSGKVELYFDSPYPAFLVSEASGSQVILSRWKGGVSSYKSVIITLREQGIKQMDDLRGKKIAFEENFSTSGYMLPYTYLKEQGLILTEKKSDSQSFSEDETTYVFSGSDNNSLQWLVSGRVDAMAMGSVDFQQLPEETRQQFIIIGETQSVPRHVVVISPTLSHNKVMRLKKILLQMNQTDSGQNILEQFEQTTKFAQLPEHQTDIFKEIRPLINSNSNDDW, encoded by the coding sequence ATGTTAATACAATCTCTGGGTAAAGCCCTTAGCTTATTGATAATATCAATGCTGGTCAGTTGTCAACACAAACCGACTAATTCATCTCTTGCTAATGCTTCTTTGACAATGCCATCAAGCTTGGTTATTTTAGGAGAAGTTTCTGACGATCCAACAGAAGTTTTTGAGCGGTTTCAACCTTTAGCTAATTATTTAACCCAACAATTTAATGGAGAAGAAAATGAAATTGGAAAAGTTGAAGTAGCTCCTAATATGGAAACTATGGCACGATGGCTAAAGTCTGGAAAAGTTGAGCTATACTTTGATAGTCCTTATCCCGCCTTTTTAGTAAGTGAAGCATCTGGTAGTCAAGTCATTTTAAGTCGTTGGAAAGGAGGGGTTTCTTCTTATAAAAGTGTGATTATTACTCTTCGGGAGCAAGGTATCAAACAGATGGATGATCTACGAGGAAAAAAAATTGCTTTTGAAGAAAATTTCTCTACCTCAGGCTATATGCTTCCCTATACTTATTTAAAAGAACAAGGATTAATCTTAACAGAAAAAAAGTCCGATTCTCAATCTTTTTCTGAAGATGAAACCACCTACGTTTTTAGTGGAAGTGATAATAACTCTTTACAATGGTTAGTGAGTGGTCGTGTTGATGCAATGGCTATGGGATCTGTGGATTTTCAACAACTACCCGAAGAAACTCGCCAGCAATTTATTATTATTGGAGAGACACAATCTGTTCCTCGCCATGTGGTGGTTATTTCCCCTACTTTATCTCATAATAAAGTAATGAGACTGAAGAAAATTTTACTACAAATGAATCAAACTGATTCAGGACAAAACATTTTAGAGCAATTTGAGCAAACAACTAAATTTGCTCAATTACCTGAACATCAAACTGACATTTTTAAAGAGATTCGCCCTCTTATTAACTCTAATTCTAATGATGACTGGTAA